Proteins from one Bradyrhizobium amphicarpaeae genomic window:
- the fdh3B gene encoding formate dehydrogenase FDH3 subunit beta produces the protein MARMKFLCDADRCIDCNACVTACKNENEVPWGINRRRVVTINDGKPGERSVSMACMHCTDAPCASVCPVKCIYPTEDGIVLHNKDQCIGCGYCFYACPFGAPQYPQVGNFGSRGKMDKCTYCAGGGGPEAPGSAEEYAKYGSNRFGEGKLPMCAEMCSTKSLLAGDGDIIGQLYEERVEKRGYGSGAWGWTTAYHDDVKT, from the coding sequence ATGGCACGGATGAAATTCCTCTGCGATGCGGACCGTTGCATCGACTGCAATGCCTGCGTGACGGCCTGCAAGAACGAGAACGAGGTGCCCTGGGGCATCAATCGGCGGCGCGTCGTCACCATCAACGACGGCAAGCCCGGCGAGCGGTCGGTGTCGATGGCCTGCATGCATTGCACCGATGCGCCCTGCGCGTCGGTGTGCCCGGTCAAATGCATCTATCCGACCGAGGACGGCATCGTCCTGCACAACAAGGATCAGTGCATCGGCTGCGGCTATTGCTTCTACGCCTGTCCGTTCGGAGCGCCACAATATCCCCAGGTTGGGAATTTCGGCTCGCGCGGCAAGATGGACAAATGCACCTATTGCGCCGGTGGCGGCGGACCGGAGGCGCCCGGCAGCGCAGAAGAATATGCGAAATACGGCTCCAATCGTTTCGGCGAGGGCAAGCTGCCGATGTGCGCCGAGATGTGCTCGACCAAGTCGCTGCTCGCCGGTGATGGCGACATCATCGGACAACTCTACGAGGAACGCGTCGAAAAGCGTGGCTACGGCTCGGGCGCGTGGGGCTGGACGACGGCCTATCACGACGACGTCAAGACGTAA